Proteins from one Acidihalobacter prosperus genomic window:
- a CDS encoding ABC transporter ATP-binding protein/permease, translated as MSQYSADAGLGSRQRFDRRFFADVWRLAKPYFTQSEERRSAVLLLVLILVTTIGLVYINLRITNWYNTFYNALQTYNSGAYWRLMGEFAVLAIIAIALNVYQTYLSQLLDLRWRRWLTGTFLTRYLDARTYYHMEVFKRGQDNPDQRIADDLSAFAQYTSSLATGLLSSIANLTAFIGLLWVLSAKVIVPWGGAEHHVPGFLVWVALLYAAAWTWAAAKIGNPLIRLNYHQQRLQADFRFSLVRLRENSEGVALYGGEAKERAQFDHRFDHVFGNYKRLILMQKRFNWFTTYFNQFAIILPFLVAASAYFAKAVPLGFLMQISSAFGNVQSSFAYLATSYDSLAQWHAVTDRLRGFLGFMDEVEAMQQAESHVERRGGDVLEVSDLNLRLPSGSTIVSGLNLRVSPGERVLVTGRSGIGKSTLLRAIAGIWPFGEGRIALPDGGRSLFLPQKPYLPLGSLREALLYPSGSVKTPDADLVRALELVDLPGLIPHLGEVQPWSHVLSLGEQQRVAFARVLLQRPAYVFLDEATSALDEPSELALYGLLTEVLPSTAVVSVGHRSTLFAFHTRRLHLLPEGRWEDCAIETAEGPEPHYAT; from the coding sequence ACATCAATCTGCGCATTACCAACTGGTACAACACCTTCTACAACGCCCTGCAGACCTATAACAGCGGCGCCTACTGGAGATTGATGGGGGAATTCGCGGTGCTGGCGATCATCGCCATCGCGCTCAACGTCTACCAGACCTATCTTTCGCAGTTGCTCGACCTGCGTTGGCGGCGCTGGCTCACCGGCACCTTCCTGACCCGCTATCTGGATGCGCGCACCTACTACCACATGGAGGTATTCAAACGCGGACAGGACAATCCTGACCAGCGCATCGCCGACGACCTGTCCGCTTTCGCCCAGTACACCAGCAGTCTGGCCACTGGGTTGCTCAGTTCGATCGCCAACCTGACGGCCTTCATCGGTCTGCTGTGGGTGCTGTCGGCCAAGGTGATTGTGCCCTGGGGCGGGGCAGAACATCATGTGCCCGGTTTCCTGGTCTGGGTGGCGTTGCTGTACGCGGCCGCCTGGACCTGGGCTGCCGCCAAGATCGGCAACCCGCTGATCCGCCTCAACTACCACCAGCAGCGTCTGCAGGCCGATTTCCGCTTCAGCCTGGTGCGTCTGCGCGAGAACAGCGAGGGCGTCGCCCTCTATGGCGGCGAGGCCAAGGAGCGGGCCCAGTTCGATCATCGATTCGACCATGTGTTCGGCAACTACAAGCGCCTGATCCTGATGCAGAAGCGCTTCAACTGGTTCACCACCTACTTCAACCAGTTCGCGATCATCCTGCCCTTTCTCGTGGCGGCGTCCGCCTATTTCGCCAAGGCCGTGCCGCTGGGCTTCCTGATGCAGATCAGCTCGGCCTTCGGCAACGTGCAGAGCTCCTTCGCCTATCTGGCCACGAGCTACGACAGTCTGGCGCAGTGGCACGCGGTCACCGATCGACTGAGAGGCTTTCTGGGCTTCATGGACGAGGTCGAGGCCATGCAACAGGCCGAGAGCCATGTCGAGCGGCGCGGCGGGGATGTGCTCGAGGTGTCGGATCTGAACCTGAGGCTGCCTTCCGGCAGTACTATCGTCAGCGGCCTGAACCTGCGGGTATCGCCGGGCGAGCGCGTGCTGGTGACGGGCCGTTCGGGGATCGGCAAGAGCACCTTGCTGCGCGCAATCGCCGGTATCTGGCCCTTCGGCGAGGGAAGGATTGCGTTGCCGGATGGCGGACGCAGCCTGTTTCTGCCGCAGAAACCCTATCTGCCGCTGGGCAGTCTGCGCGAAGCGCTGCTGTATCCTTCCGGCAGCGTAAAGACGCCCGACGCCGATCTGGTGCGCGCGCTGGAACTGGTCGATCTGCCCGGCCTGATCCCGCATCTGGGCGAAGTGCAGCCTTGGTCGCATGTGCTGTCGCTCGGCGAGCAGCAGCGGGTGGCCTTCGCGCGCGTGCTGCTGCAGCGTCCGGCCTATGTGTTTCTCGACGAGGCCACCTCGGCGCTGGACGAACCCTCCGAATTGGCGCTGTACGGTCTGTTGACCGAGGTGCTCCCGTCTACGGCGGTGGTCAGCGTGGGGCATCGCAGCACGCTGTTCGCCTTCCATACGCGCCGGCTGCACCTGTTGCCAGAGGGGCGCTGGGAGGATTGCGCGATCGAGACAGCGGAAGGACCTGAACCCCATTACGCGACCTGA
- the aroC gene encoding chorismate synthase, with translation MAGNRIGQAFTVTSFGESHGPAIGCIVDGCPPGMTLSEDDLQADLERRRPGKTRHTTQRREPDQVRILSGVFEGVTTGTPIALMIENVDQRSKDYGNILDRFRPGHADYTYYKKFGLRDYRGGGRSSARETAMRVAAGAIAKKYLHEQAGVAIHGYLAQLGPLKPQRFDWDAVEANPFFFPDADRVPELEAYMDDLRKSGDSIGARVNVVARGVPPGWGEPVFDRLDADIAHAMMSINAVKGVEIGAGFACVEQKGSEHRDEITPAGFVGNNAGGILGGISSGQDIEVSLALKPTSSLRLPARTVNLAGEPVEIVTHGRHDPCVGIRATPIAEAMLAIVLMDHLMRHRGQNADVRTSLADIPARPV, from the coding sequence ATGGCAGGCAACCGCATCGGACAGGCATTTACCGTCACCAGCTTTGGCGAAAGCCATGGTCCGGCTATCGGCTGCATCGTCGACGGTTGCCCGCCGGGGATGACGCTCTCCGAGGACGATCTGCAGGCCGATCTGGAACGCCGCCGACCCGGCAAGACCCGGCATACCACCCAGCGCCGAGAACCCGATCAGGTGCGCATCCTGTCCGGGGTGTTCGAGGGCGTGACCACCGGCACGCCGATCGCGCTGATGATCGAGAACGTGGATCAGCGTTCCAAGGATTACGGCAACATCCTCGACCGTTTCCGCCCCGGACACGCCGACTACACCTACTACAAGAAATTCGGCCTGCGCGACTACCGCGGCGGCGGCCGTTCCTCGGCCCGCGAGACGGCGATGCGGGTCGCGGCCGGCGCCATCGCCAAGAAATATCTGCACGAGCAGGCCGGCGTGGCCATCCACGGCTATCTTGCCCAGCTCGGCCCGCTCAAGCCGCAGCGTTTCGACTGGGACGCGGTGGAGGCGAACCCCTTCTTCTTCCCCGACGCGGACAGGGTGCCCGAGCTCGAGGCCTATATGGACGACCTGCGCAAGTCCGGCGATTCGATTGGCGCGCGCGTCAACGTGGTCGCCCGCGGCGTGCCGCCGGGTTGGGGCGAACCGGTGTTCGACCGGCTCGATGCGGATATCGCACACGCGATGATGAGCATCAATGCGGTCAAGGGCGTGGAGATCGGCGCGGGCTTTGCCTGCGTCGAGCAGAAGGGCAGCGAGCACCGCGACGAGATCACGCCGGCGGGTTTCGTCGGCAATAATGCGGGCGGCATCCTCGGCGGCATTTCGAGCGGCCAGGACATCGAGGTCAGCCTGGCGCTCAAGCCCACTTCCAGCCTGCGCCTGCCGGCGCGCACGGTGAACCTCGCAGGCGAGCCGGTCGAGATCGTCACCCACGGTCGCCACGATCCCTGCGTGGGCATCCGTGCCACCCCGATCGCCGAGGCTATGCTGGCCATCGTGCTCATGGACCACCTGATGCGGCACCGCGGCCAGAACGCCGACGTGCGCACCAGCCTGGCGGACATCCCGGCCCGGCCCGTCTGA
- a CDS encoding 23S rRNA (adenine(2030)-N(6))-methyltransferase RlmJ, whose protein sequence is MLAYRHGFHAGNHADVLKHLVLIELLDALRRKDKPFCVIDTHAGDGVYALDAPESAKLAEHAGGIGRLWEARGLHPAVDVYLDAVAVHNPAGALRRYPGSPLLVAERLRPGDRLVAAEAHGTAYEHLSECLGRRRGVQLRAGDGYASLKALLPPSERRGLVLIDPSYETAGEYERLNAALRMIHQRFRQGMVAVWYPLVPRKPAAPWLASVRELGIPDVLVAELRVEPPGADFGLYGSGMLLINPPWGLEATLREALPRVAECMAGSQGEVSIRVLVDERGGLPAATDP, encoded by the coding sequence ATGCTCGCCTATCGCCACGGTTTTCACGCCGGCAACCATGCCGACGTTCTCAAGCATCTCGTCCTGATCGAGCTCCTCGATGCGCTGCGGCGCAAGGACAAGCCTTTCTGCGTCATCGATACCCACGCCGGCGACGGTGTCTACGCGCTCGACGCCCCCGAATCCGCGAAGCTGGCCGAGCATGCAGGCGGCATCGGCCGCCTGTGGGAGGCGCGGGGCCTGCATCCGGCCGTCGACGTCTACCTCGACGCGGTGGCCGTTCACAACCCTGCCGGCGCATTGCGCCGCTACCCGGGTTCGCCGCTGCTGGTGGCCGAACGTTTGCGTCCCGGCGATCGCCTGGTCGCGGCCGAGGCACATGGCACGGCCTACGAGCATCTGAGCGAATGCCTGGGCCGCCGCCGCGGCGTGCAGCTGCGCGCGGGCGACGGCTACGCCTCGCTCAAGGCGCTGTTGCCGCCGTCGGAGCGCCGCGGACTGGTGCTCATCGATCCGAGCTACGAAACGGCGGGCGAGTATGAGCGTCTGAACGCGGCGCTGCGCATGATCCATCAGCGTTTCCGCCAGGGGATGGTGGCCGTGTGGTATCCGCTGGTGCCGCGCAAGCCGGCCGCACCCTGGCTCGCTTCGGTACGCGAACTCGGCATTCCCGACGTCCTCGTCGCCGAGCTGCGCGTCGAGCCGCCCGGTGCCGACTTCGGCCTCTACGGCAGCGGCATGTTGCTGATCAACCCACCCTGGGGACTGGAAGCGACGCTGCGCGAGGCGCTGCCGCGGGTGGCCGAATGCATGGCGGGCAGTCAGGGCGAGGTTTCGATACGCGTACTGGTGGACGAGCGGGGCGGGCTGCCCGCTGCGACCGACCCATGA
- a CDS encoding MFS transporter produces MSAVPAAGRGEGTPYWRLSGFYFVYFTVTGAFVPYWSVYLKGLGYGPVAIGALMALPMATKVFAPYLWGWLADRSGRRLGVIRLASLLATLSLAVLALGRGAVWLALVVTAFSFFWNAALPQFEALTLTHLRQRGEHFYSLVRLWGSIGFIASALCLGWLFGWLSVAWLPAILVGLLAALWLTSLSVPATETLPGIETDRSLRQVIRQPAVLALLAVCFLMQASHGPYYSFFTLYLRENGYGSALTGVLWSLGVLAEVGIFLLMHRLLPFFGARRLLLFATLITAVRWVLIAGWVQDLPLLVFGQTLHAASYGIYHAAAISLIHKHFPGRLQGRGQALYSSVSFGLGGAFGSLVSGYAWSGLGPADTYLVGAGFALLGAAIGYWGLRSPQRA; encoded by the coding sequence ATGAGCGCCGTGCCGGCCGCCGGTCGCGGCGAGGGCACACCCTACTGGCGTCTCTCGGGTTTCTATTTCGTCTACTTCACCGTGACCGGCGCCTTCGTGCCGTACTGGAGCGTCTACCTCAAGGGTCTGGGTTACGGGCCGGTGGCCATCGGTGCGCTGATGGCGCTGCCGATGGCCACCAAGGTCTTCGCGCCTTACCTGTGGGGGTGGCTGGCCGACCGCAGCGGGCGCCGCCTGGGCGTGATCCGCTTGGCATCGTTGCTGGCCACGCTGTCGCTGGCCGTCCTGGCCCTGGGCCGGGGTGCGGTCTGGCTGGCGCTGGTGGTCACGGCGTTCAGCTTCTTCTGGAACGCCGCCCTGCCGCAGTTCGAAGCCTTGACCCTGACCCACCTGCGCCAGCGCGGCGAGCACTTCTACAGCCTGGTGCGCCTGTGGGGTTCCATCGGCTTCATCGCGAGCGCGCTGTGTCTGGGCTGGCTGTTCGGCTGGCTGAGCGTTGCCTGGCTACCCGCTATCCTGGTCGGTCTGCTTGCCGCGCTCTGGCTGACCAGTCTCAGCGTGCCGGCCACGGAAACGCTGCCCGGTATCGAAACGGATCGCTCGCTGCGTCAGGTGATCCGCCAGCCGGCGGTGCTGGCGTTGCTCGCGGTGTGCTTTCTGATGCAGGCAAGCCACGGTCCGTACTACAGCTTCTTTACGCTCTATCTGCGCGAGAACGGCTACGGCTCCGCGTTGACCGGCGTGCTCTGGTCCCTGGGGGTGCTCGCGGAGGTCGGCATCTTTTTGCTCATGCACCGACTGCTGCCGTTTTTCGGTGCCCGCCGGCTGCTGTTGTTCGCCACCCTGATCACGGCCGTGCGCTGGGTGCTGATCGCCGGCTGGGTGCAGGATCTGCCGCTGCTGGTGTTCGGGCAGACCCTGCATGCGGCCAGCTACGGCATCTATCATGCCGCAGCCATTTCCTTGATCCACAAGCACTTCCCGGGTCGACTGCAGGGGCGCGGGCAGGCCCTGTATTCCAGCGTGAGCTTCGGTCTCGGCGGGGCCTTCGGCAGCCTGGTGAGCGGATACGCCTGGAGCGGACTGGGGCCGGCGGACACCTATCTGGTTGGTGCGGGCTTCGCGCTGCTCGGCGCCGCGATCGGGTACTGGGGACTGCGCAGCCCCCAACGGGCCTAG
- a CDS encoding ABC-type transport auxiliary lipoprotein family protein codes for MNSRKVATAMLASGLFIGLAGCSLMPNRGSVQPTSTYRIDPQESAVEPLTLPAVCPDLRVVTPTAAPGFGGTAMRYSTAPFQIADFAYHRWTAPPAAMLGPVLVERLRADGLFGHVLDAGSGGDAPLQLETRLIDLTQVFVGQQSHIRLTVGSTLIDTANNRTLATRRFAIEVASAPNPVAGVGATNQAIEQWLDKESAWLRQLSRSGLCSGIHGLQPTREP; via the coding sequence ATGAATTCGCGCAAGGTAGCCACGGCCATGCTGGCATCAGGACTGTTCATCGGTCTCGCCGGCTGCTCCCTGATGCCCAACCGGGGAAGTGTCCAGCCCACCTCCACCTACCGCATCGACCCGCAGGAATCGGCCGTCGAGCCGCTCACACTCCCGGCCGTCTGCCCCGACCTGCGCGTGGTCACGCCGACCGCGGCCCCGGGTTTCGGCGGTACGGCCATGCGCTACAGCACCGCGCCCTTTCAGATCGCCGATTTCGCCTACCACCGCTGGACCGCACCGCCGGCCGCCATGCTCGGCCCGGTGCTGGTCGAACGGCTGCGCGCTGATGGCCTGTTCGGTCATGTCCTCGACGCCGGTTCGGGCGGCGATGCGCCGCTGCAGCTGGAAACGCGCCTGATCGACCTGACCCAGGTCTTCGTCGGCCAGCAAAGCCACATCCGATTGACCGTCGGCAGCACCCTCATCGACACCGCGAACAATCGAACCCTCGCCACCCGTCGCTTCGCGATCGAAGTCGCCTCGGCGCCCAACCCGGTGGCTGGCGTTGGCGCCACCAACCAGGCCATCGAACAATGGCTGGACAAAGAATCGGCATGGCTGAGGCAACTCTCTCGGAGCGGCCTCTGCAGCGGCATTCATGGCCTGCAGCCGACTCGCGAGCCATGA
- a CDS encoding MlaD family protein, with product MESRVNYALVGLFVIVLGAGLVALLLWFAAGGPGRHDYDRYLVYTTESVWALPQDAAVRYHGVRVGHVSQIGLDPANPSRVRLLLDISRGTPIRQDTRASLQLQGITGSAFVSLTGGSPGSPPLQRTDDAPYPVIKTSPSLMQRLDVIVNQVGTSLTQTSERLARLLSDRNIAHVGQTLANIDALSARLNAHSGKLADAIDQFDALMRQTRASTAQLPGLMQHLNQLTSEISRSARAMQRTLPQADEALRQFGATVRSYRQLSEELQQDPSILLYGPSRPRPGPGEHP from the coding sequence ATGGAATCGCGCGTCAATTACGCCCTGGTCGGCCTTTTCGTCATCGTGCTGGGCGCCGGTCTGGTTGCCCTGCTGCTGTGGTTCGCCGCCGGCGGCCCCGGCCGACACGACTACGACCGTTATCTCGTCTACACCACCGAGTCGGTCTGGGCCCTGCCGCAGGACGCGGCGGTGCGCTACCACGGCGTGCGCGTCGGTCACGTGAGCCAGATCGGCCTCGATCCCGCAAATCCCTCGCGCGTGCGCCTGCTGCTCGATATCTCACGCGGCACGCCGATCCGCCAGGATACCCGCGCCAGCCTGCAGCTCCAGGGGATCACGGGTTCGGCCTTCGTCAGCCTGACCGGGGGGTCGCCCGGTTCGCCGCCGTTGCAGCGCACCGACGACGCGCCCTACCCGGTAATCAAGACCTCGCCTTCGCTGATGCAGCGTCTCGACGTGATCGTGAATCAGGTCGGTACCAGCCTGACCCAGACCAGCGAACGCCTGGCGCGACTGTTGAGCGACCGCAACATCGCACATGTCGGCCAGACACTCGCCAACATCGACGCCCTCAGCGCCCGCCTGAACGCGCACAGCGGCAAGCTCGCCGACGCCATCGACCAGTTCGACGCGCTCATGCGACAGACGCGGGCGAGCACCGCTCAGCTGCCCGGACTGATGCAGCATCTCAATCAGCTCACGTCCGAAATCAGCCGCAGCGCCCGCGCCATGCAGCGCACGCTGCCCCAGGCAGACGAAGCTTTGCGGCAGTTCGGCGCCACGGTGCGCAGTTATCGCCAACTCAGCGAAGAGCTACAGCAAGATCCCAGCATCCTGCTGTATGGCCCGTCGCGGCCTCGGCCGGGCCCTGGAGAACACCCATGA
- a CDS encoding ABC transporter ATP-binding protein: MSGEPVLRLAGIESRYGERVIHAGIDLEVRRGEILALVGGSGAGKTTLLREMILLRSPEGGEIELFGQRFGAGRTLSAREETGLRQRMGVLFQSGALFGGLNVLENVALPLSEHTHLPTSLIRQLAMLKIELTGLPPEAASLYPSELSGGMRKRAALARALALDPELLFLDEPGSGLDPVSARAIDHLVGRLRDALALTVILVTHDLTSVDLIADRVALLGEGRLLAVDTPAALREHPDPNVRAFFSQTEALA, from the coding sequence ATGAGCGGCGAACCCGTGCTGCGCCTTGCCGGTATCGAATCGCGCTACGGCGAACGCGTGATCCATGCCGGCATCGATCTGGAGGTCCGGCGCGGCGAGATTCTCGCCCTGGTCGGCGGTTCCGGGGCAGGCAAGACCACGCTGCTGCGCGAAATGATCCTGCTGCGCAGCCCCGAGGGCGGCGAGATCGAACTGTTCGGCCAGCGCTTCGGCGCCGGCCGCACACTGTCCGCGCGCGAGGAAACCGGCCTGCGCCAGCGGATGGGGGTATTATTCCAGTCCGGCGCGCTGTTCGGCGGGCTCAACGTGCTGGAAAACGTCGCCCTGCCCCTGAGCGAACACACCCATCTGCCGACCTCGCTGATCCGTCAACTCGCCATGCTCAAGATCGAACTGACTGGACTGCCGCCCGAGGCCGCCAGCCTGTACCCCAGCGAACTCAGTGGCGGCATGCGCAAGCGTGCGGCATTGGCGCGCGCACTCGCGCTCGACCCCGAGCTGCTGTTCCTCGACGAACCCGGTTCCGGCCTGGACCCGGTCAGCGCACGCGCGATCGATCACCTCGTGGGCCGTCTGCGCGACGCCCTGGCGCTCACCGTGATACTGGTCACGCACGACCTCACCTCGGTGGACCTCATCGCGGACCGCGTCGCCTTGCTGGGCGAGGGACGATTGCTCGCCGTCGACACGCCTGCCGCCCTGCGCGAGCATCCAGACCCCAACGTGCGGGCATTCTTCAGTCAAACGGAGGCCCTGGCCTGA